In one window of Euzebya rosea DNA:
- a CDS encoding cation:proton antiporter, with protein sequence MPIHLPDLPLTHAGWVFALLFAVMLVVPIVAERVRVPAIVGLILAGTLIGPTVLGLVERAGAVELLGSAGLLYLMFLAGVELDLEEFKAHRKDSLVFGVATFAVPMAISVVAVWALGYSPIAAVLIASCWASHTLLAYPLFRRFGTQSSRAVATSVGATIITDTAALLVLVVVVAVNGGDVGASFWVTLLLSLAVLLALLMVGLPILARWFFTGIGQDRGVRFGFVLFALFASAGLAELAGVEAIIGAFLAGLSLNRLVPAGSLLMERLEFLGGQLLIPLFLISVGMLVDPAVLADPATLGIAVAFIAMALAAKFVAAWLAGRILGYDRTEIGAMFALSGAQAAATLAAIIVGFDVGLIDADTVNAVVLVILVTCLTTSWVAGEVAPRLPRPDKPRMVGDVVVVPVARPESRLPLLTLAAIMAARDSGTVVPLTVLGPEADQAAVAEMQVATAESEQMALAAGAEAHGLVRIDATPSAGILHTVVEHRGSLLVLGWKGWTSAREALFGGIVDQVLTEAPVPLLLGRLANHQPRGILLVASSANTTPAGISGLRLALAAAARIAKHHQVEVRVLAGSEDRVIREEVLRALGAEVVITVDERRPSIAARDHVIDGDLVVVPVKPDRSGLNGVAARMGRALPDHDLLVALDARSLVPEASPLDTTTTAVEQVAKA encoded by the coding sequence ATGCCCATCCACCTGCCGGACCTGCCGCTGACCCACGCAGGGTGGGTCTTCGCCCTCCTGTTCGCCGTCATGCTGGTGGTCCCGATCGTCGCCGAACGGGTCCGGGTCCCGGCGATCGTCGGGCTGATCCTGGCCGGGACGCTGATCGGTCCGACCGTCCTCGGGCTCGTCGAACGGGCCGGTGCGGTTGAGCTGCTGGGATCGGCCGGCCTGCTGTACCTGATGTTCCTCGCGGGCGTGGAGCTGGACCTCGAGGAGTTCAAGGCCCACCGGAAGGACTCGCTCGTCTTCGGCGTGGCCACGTTCGCCGTGCCGATGGCCATCAGCGTCGTGGCGGTGTGGGCGCTGGGCTACTCCCCCATCGCCGCCGTCCTGATCGCGTCCTGCTGGGCGTCCCACACGCTGCTGGCCTACCCGCTGTTCCGTCGCTTCGGGACGCAGTCCAGCCGGGCCGTGGCCACATCGGTCGGGGCCACGATCATCACCGACACCGCCGCGCTGCTCGTCCTCGTGGTCGTGGTGGCGGTGAACGGCGGGGACGTCGGCGCCTCGTTCTGGGTGACGCTGCTGCTGTCCCTCGCCGTCCTGCTGGCGCTGCTGATGGTCGGCCTGCCGATCCTCGCCCGCTGGTTCTTCACCGGGATCGGGCAGGACCGTGGTGTCCGCTTCGGGTTCGTCCTGTTCGCGTTGTTCGCCTCCGCCGGACTGGCCGAGCTCGCCGGCGTGGAGGCCATCATCGGGGCCTTCCTCGCCGGGCTGAGCCTCAACCGGCTCGTCCCAGCGGGATCGTTGCTGATGGAGCGGCTGGAGTTCCTCGGCGGCCAGCTGCTGATCCCGCTGTTCCTCATCAGCGTCGGCATGCTGGTCGATCCCGCGGTGCTCGCCGACCCGGCCACCCTGGGCATCGCCGTGGCCTTCATCGCGATGGCACTGGCCGCCAAGTTCGTCGCCGCATGGCTGGCCGGGAGGATCCTCGGCTACGACCGGACCGAGATCGGCGCGATGTTCGCGCTCTCCGGGGCGCAGGCCGCCGCGACGCTGGCGGCCATCATCGTCGGCTTCGACGTGGGCCTGATCGATGCCGACACGGTCAACGCGGTGGTGCTGGTCATCCTCGTCACGTGCCTGACCACGTCCTGGGTCGCCGGGGAGGTCGCGCCCCGGTTGCCCCGGCCCGACAAGCCCCGGATGGTTGGCGATGTCGTGGTGGTCCCGGTCGCCCGACCGGAGAGTCGCCTTCCGCTGCTGACGCTGGCCGCCATCATGGCCGCGCGCGACTCGGGGACGGTCGTCCCACTGACCGTGCTGGGACCCGAGGCCGATCAGGCGGCGGTGGCGGAGATGCAGGTCGCGACCGCGGAGTCCGAGCAGATGGCCCTGGCCGCGGGGGCGGAGGCCCACGGGCTCGTCCGCATCGACGCGACACCCTCCGCGGGCATCCTGCACACCGTGGTCGAGCACCGCGGGTCGCTGCTGGTGCTGGGCTGGAAGGGCTGGACGAGCGCGAGGGAGGCGCTCTTCGGCGGCATCGTCGACCAGGTCCTGACCGAGGCCCCGGTGCCCCTGCTGCTGGGCCGTCTGGCCAACCACCAGCCCAGGGGCATCCTGCTGGTGGCGTCCTCGGCCAACACCACCCCGGCAGGCATCTCGGGCCTGCGGCTGGCGCTGGCTGCAGCGGCGCGGATCGCCAAGCACCACCAGGTGGAGGTTCGTGTGCTGGCGGGATCGGAGGACCGTGTCATCCGCGAGGAGGTCCTGCGGGCGCTTGGGGCCGAGGTAGTGATCACCGTGGACGAGCGCAGACCCTCGATCGCCGCCCGCGACCACGTGATCGACGGTGACCTGGTCGTGGTGCCCGTGAAGCCGGACCGGTCGGGCCTGAACGGGGTGGCCGCCCGCATGGGTCGGGCGCTGCCCGACCACGACCTCCTCGTCGCGCTCGACGCCCGCAGCCTGGTCCCGGAGGCCAGTCCCCTCGACACCACGACCACCGCGGTCGAGCAGGTGGCCAAGGCGTAG
- a CDS encoding tyrosine/phenylalanine carboxypeptidase domain-containing protein — translation MTDLTAANTWTARLWALTADVDLSTHQTPTNLDRIRDAILAGAARPVQPEYVPVPSSHVARLAAMAERLGSEEAPLMGLVGRSVSSTLGFARALSDRSADAITSYGTAEYGSPTEDLIARAEEALAGPAGTAVADGREAMIDAVGLAGIVERVLVRMGVDGWTAVVRDHMSARMAVASAAREVRIRADATVTPTQLRGLVVHEVGTHVLRADEGARQPLQMLARGLPGYLETEEGLATHHEAQVDPRPARLRTFALRVLAADAALHGGIADVMARLTDHTSPAAAFPIALRAKRGMADLTIPGSPLKDVVYLRGLLSVGAHLDANPDDHALLMAGKLGLGDLDTARALQAEGLLSVPAPRVLQLLEEARQPDPPWNG, via the coding sequence ATGACCGACCTGACGGCCGCCAACACGTGGACGGCGCGGCTGTGGGCGCTGACCGCCGACGTCGACCTCTCGACCCACCAGACGCCCACCAACCTCGACAGGATCCGCGACGCGATCCTCGCCGGCGCCGCCCGTCCGGTGCAGCCCGAGTACGTGCCGGTCCCGTCGTCCCACGTCGCTCGGCTGGCGGCCATGGCCGAGCGGCTGGGATCCGAGGAAGCCCCGCTGATGGGCCTGGTCGGGCGCTCCGTGTCGAGCACCCTCGGCTTCGCCCGGGCCCTGTCGGACCGATCGGCGGACGCGATCACGAGCTACGGGACGGCTGAGTACGGATCGCCCACCGAGGACCTGATCGCCCGAGCCGAGGAGGCCCTCGCAGGCCCCGCCGGCACCGCGGTCGCCGACGGCCGAGAGGCCATGATCGACGCGGTCGGCCTTGCCGGCATCGTCGAGCGGGTGCTCGTCCGGATGGGCGTCGACGGGTGGACCGCCGTGGTGCGCGACCACATGAGCGCCCGCATGGCGGTGGCGTCCGCCGCCCGGGAGGTACGGATCCGTGCCGATGCAACCGTCACGCCGACCCAGCTGCGCGGGTTGGTCGTCCACGAGGTCGGCACCCATGTGCTGCGCGCGGACGAAGGTGCCCGCCAACCCCTCCAGATGCTGGCCCGCGGCCTGCCGGGCTACCTGGAGACCGAGGAGGGGCTGGCGACCCACCACGAGGCGCAGGTCGACCCTCGGCCGGCGCGCCTCCGCACGTTCGCGCTGCGCGTGCTGGCCGCCGACGCTGCCCTGCACGGCGGGATCGCCGACGTCATGGCCCGGTTGACCGACCACACCTCCCCCGCGGCGGCGTTCCCCATCGCCCTGCGAGCCAAGCGCGGCATGGCCGACCTGACCATCCCCGGCTCGCCGCTGAAGGACGTCGTCTACCTGCGTGGGCTCCTGTCGGTCGGCGCGCACCTGGACGCCAACCCGGACGACCATGCGCTCCTGATGGCCGGCAAGCTGGGCCTGGGCGACCTCGACACAGCACGGGCCCTGCAGGCGGAGGGACTGCTGTCGGTGCCCGCGCCCCGGGTCCTGCAGCTCCTCGAGGAGGCACGGCAGCCCGATCCGCCGTGGAACGGATGA
- a CDS encoding BON domain-containing protein gives MRKLTFALGAATGAAIMYLLDPNNGETRRRDAQQRARELADSPQAQKLAGQAIEATRSVTESAPGSDKELVDKVRTEVLGRAEFSDLVINVDAHEGSVSLRGTVDDADRRDRLVDAVSNVTGVDAVASYLHASDQPAPNMTS, from the coding sequence ATGCGCAAGCTGACCTTCGCCCTGGGTGCCGCCACCGGTGCCGCGATCATGTACCTGCTCGACCCCAACAACGGCGAGACCCGCCGACGTGACGCCCAGCAGCGTGCCCGCGAGCTGGCTGACAGCCCGCAGGCCCAGAAGCTGGCCGGCCAGGCCATCGAGGCCACCCGCTCGGTGACCGAGTCGGCGCCCGGCTCGGACAAGGAGCTCGTCGACAAGGTCCGCACCGAGGTGCTCGGCCGCGCCGAGTTCAGCGACCTCGTCATCAACGTCGACGCCCACGAGGGCTCCGTCAGCCTCCGCGGCACCGTCGACGACGCCGACCGCCGCGACCGCCTGGTCGACGCGGTCAGCAACGTCACCGGCGTGGACGCCGTGGCCAGCTACCTGCACGCCAGCGACCAGCCGGCCCCGAACATGACCAGCTGA
- the ppdK gene encoding pyruvate, phosphate dikinase, translating into MSTTTTPTWVHTFDRLDAVEASLDGSWDAVRSLLGGKGANLAGMTRLGIPVPPGFTVTTEACLAHLEGGNVPPDGMWAQVADALREVEDRTGKRFGDPSSPLLLSCRSGAKFSMPGMMDTVLNIGLNDETAKGLIALTGDEHFVMDSYRRLVQMFGSVVLGLRDELFEHVLDEARAARGVATDAELTVEDLHGVVQAFRRIAVRFPTDPMEQLRMAVEAVFSSWNGKRAVDYRNAAGIAHDLGTAVNVQTMVFGNLGEDSATGVAMTRSGSTGAPGLEGDFLVNAQGEDVVSGTRATRPIEDLAVLMPESYGQLETIARVLERHYRDMQDIEFTIEAGTLWLLQTRDGKRTARSAVRIAVDLATEELITREEALGRVTPDQVDSFLHPQLDPTSRATAFADGRALATGLNVSPGAAVGVVAFDPDVAVTWAAEGRDVLLVRAETKPDDVHGMLAARGILTTRGGRTSHAALVARQFGKPAVVGVGALDIDLTTRTATVTTDHGEVVINEGDWLSLDGSSGEVFTGRLDTVVPDLSDEWLSTLLGWADEIRRLGIRANADYPVDAERARAHGAEGIGLCRTEHMFFQADRLPLVQRMITATTTADRRDALEELLPMQEGDFLGLLRAMDGLPVIIRLLDPPLHEFLPTHEELGSRITDAKIRLTAATSLADVDELLGGLRADEDLDDRVRALQEANPMLGLRGVRLGLVHPEILRMQTRAIVRAACAAAAEGLDPRPEIMVPLVSDVGELRRAREIVESEAAAVMAEQGREVPIVVGTMVETPRAAITAGQLADVADFLSFGTNDLTQMTFGISRDDAESGFLLEYLRTGVLADNPFGHLDPDGVGRLMEIAISGARAVKPDLAAGICGEHGGDPRSIAWCHEAGLDYVSCSPFRVPVARLAAAQAVLQGPAA; encoded by the coding sequence GTGTCCACGACCACCACCCCGACCTGGGTCCACACCTTCGACCGGCTCGACGCCGTCGAGGCGTCGCTGGACGGCTCCTGGGACGCCGTCCGCAGCCTGCTCGGCGGCAAGGGCGCCAACCTCGCCGGCATGACCCGGCTCGGCATCCCCGTGCCCCCCGGCTTCACCGTCACCACCGAGGCCTGCCTGGCCCACCTCGAGGGGGGCAACGTCCCGCCCGACGGCATGTGGGCCCAGGTCGCCGACGCGCTGCGCGAGGTCGAAGACCGCACCGGCAAGCGGTTCGGTGATCCCTCCTCGCCCCTGCTGCTGTCGTGCCGATCCGGGGCCAAGTTCTCCATGCCCGGCATGATGGACACCGTCCTCAACATCGGCCTCAACGACGAGACCGCCAAGGGGCTGATCGCCCTCACCGGTGACGAGCACTTCGTCATGGACTCCTACCGGCGCCTCGTCCAGATGTTCGGCAGCGTCGTCCTCGGCCTCCGAGACGAGCTGTTCGAGCACGTGCTCGACGAGGCCCGGGCGGCCCGGGGAGTCGCCACCGACGCCGAGCTGACCGTGGAGGACCTGCACGGCGTCGTGCAGGCGTTCCGTCGCATCGCGGTCCGGTTCCCGACCGACCCCATGGAGCAGCTGCGGATGGCCGTCGAGGCCGTCTTCTCCTCCTGGAACGGCAAGCGCGCCGTGGACTACCGCAACGCCGCTGGCATCGCCCACGACCTCGGGACCGCCGTCAACGTGCAGACGATGGTGTTCGGCAACCTCGGCGAGGACTCCGCCACCGGTGTCGCGATGACCCGCAGCGGCTCGACCGGCGCCCCCGGCCTGGAAGGTGACTTCCTGGTCAACGCCCAGGGGGAGGACGTCGTCTCGGGCACGCGCGCCACCCGGCCCATCGAGGACCTCGCCGTGCTGATGCCGGAGTCCTACGGGCAGCTGGAGACCATCGCACGGGTCCTCGAGCGGCACTACCGCGACATGCAGGACATCGAGTTCACGATCGAGGCCGGCACCCTCTGGCTGCTGCAGACCCGCGACGGCAAGCGCACGGCCCGATCGGCCGTCCGCATCGCGGTGGACCTAGCCACCGAGGAGCTGATCACCAGGGAGGAGGCGCTCGGTCGTGTCACCCCGGATCAGGTCGACTCCTTCCTGCACCCGCAGCTGGATCCGACCTCGCGGGCCACCGCCTTCGCCGACGGACGTGCGCTGGCCACCGGCCTGAACGTCTCGCCGGGCGCCGCGGTGGGGGTCGTTGCCTTCGATCCCGATGTCGCGGTGACCTGGGCCGCCGAGGGGAGGGACGTCCTGCTCGTGCGTGCCGAGACCAAGCCCGACGACGTGCACGGCATGCTCGCGGCCAGGGGCATCCTGACCACCCGCGGCGGGCGAACCAGCCACGCAGCGCTGGTGGCCCGCCAGTTCGGCAAGCCCGCCGTGGTCGGCGTGGGGGCGCTGGACATCGACCTGACGACGCGCACCGCCACCGTCACCACCGACCACGGCGAGGTCGTCATCAACGAGGGGGACTGGCTGTCGCTGGACGGCAGCTCGGGTGAGGTCTTCACCGGGCGGCTGGACACCGTCGTCCCCGACCTGTCCGACGAGTGGCTGTCCACCCTCCTGGGGTGGGCCGACGAGATCCGTCGCCTGGGGATCCGGGCGAACGCCGACTACCCGGTCGACGCGGAACGTGCGCGTGCCCACGGCGCGGAGGGCATCGGGCTGTGCCGCACCGAGCACATGTTCTTCCAGGCCGACCGCCTGCCGCTCGTGCAGCGAATGATCACGGCCACGACGACCGCTGACCGTCGGGACGCACTCGAGGAGCTGCTGCCGATGCAGGAGGGCGACTTCCTCGGACTGCTGCGGGCCATGGACGGCCTGCCGGTCATCATCCGGCTGCTGGACCCCCCGCTCCACGAGTTCCTGCCCACCCACGAGGAGCTTGGATCCCGCATCACCGACGCCAAGATCCGCCTGACCGCGGCGACGTCCCTCGCCGACGTCGACGAGCTGCTCGGCGGCCTGCGTGCCGACGAGGACCTCGACGACCGCGTCCGTGCCCTGCAGGAGGCCAACCCGATGCTGGGCCTGCGCGGTGTCCGGCTGGGCCTGGTGCACCCCGAGATCCTGCGCATGCAGACACGGGCGATCGTCCGGGCTGCCTGTGCTGCGGCGGCGGAGGGCCTGGACCCGCGGCCCGAGATCATGGTCCCGCTCGTCAGCGACGTCGGTGAGCTGCGGCGCGCACGCGAGATCGTGGAGTCCGAAGCCGCGGCCGTCATGGCCGAGCAGGGGCGCGAGGTCCCCATCGTCGTCGGCACCATGGTGGAAACCCCCCGTGCGGCCATCACCGCCGGACAGCTGGCCGACGTGGCCGACTTCCTGTCCTTCGGCACCAACGACCTGACCCAGATGACGTTCGGCATCAGCCGTGACGACGCCGAGTCGGGGTTCCTGCTGGAGTACCTGCGTACCGGCGTGCTGGCGGACAACCCGTTCGGCCACCTCGACCCCGACGGCGTGGGTCGGCTGATGGAGATCGCCATCAGCGGCGCCCGCGCCGTGAAGCCCGACCTGGCGGCAGGCATCTGCGGCGAACACGGTGGCGACCCCAGGTCGATCGCCTGGTGCCACGAGGCCGGACTCGACTACGTCAGCTGCTCGCCGTTCCGCGTTCCCGTCGCCCGGCTGGCCGCGGCCCAGGCGGTGCTGCAGGGCCCGGCCGCCTAG
- a CDS encoding dihydroorotate dehydrogenase-like protein yields MDLTTTYMGLRLRSPIVASAGPLTGRVDSARALADAGIGAVVLPSLFEEQVVHEALATSALMEADGSNPEAASYFPDLQATDSVADRYVRHLEDTKRAVDVPVIASLNGTSAAGWERYARLLQDAGADALELNLYRVAADVHTSGAAVEQEQLDLVGAVRDVLMIPLAVKVSPFYSSVAHMAAGLVAAGADALVVFNRFYQPDVSPVTREVVPSLELSSPAELRLVLRWLGLLHGRLDADLAATTGIHSGLDVARALLAGADVTMMTSALLRHGPGHVATCEQELVAWAHEQGYASVAQLRGSASQQRVTDPAGFERANYVEGLIAFANSFR; encoded by the coding sequence ATGGATCTGACGACGACGTACATGGGGTTGCGGCTGCGGTCCCCCATCGTGGCCTCCGCCGGTCCGCTGACGGGACGGGTGGACAGCGCGAGGGCGCTCGCCGACGCCGGGATCGGCGCGGTCGTCCTGCCCTCGTTGTTCGAGGAGCAGGTGGTCCACGAGGCGCTCGCGACGAGCGCGCTGATGGAGGCCGACGGGTCGAACCCGGAAGCGGCGTCGTACTTCCCCGACCTGCAGGCGACCGACTCGGTCGCCGACCGGTACGTGCGCCACCTGGAGGACACCAAGCGGGCAGTCGACGTGCCGGTGATCGCCAGCCTCAACGGCACGAGCGCGGCCGGCTGGGAGCGCTACGCCCGGCTGCTGCAGGATGCGGGAGCCGATGCCCTGGAGCTGAACCTCTACCGGGTCGCGGCCGACGTGCACACCAGCGGAGCCGCGGTGGAGCAGGAGCAGCTGGACCTCGTCGGTGCCGTCCGCGACGTCCTGATGATCCCGCTGGCGGTGAAGGTCAGCCCCTTCTACAGCTCCGTCGCCCACATGGCCGCCGGGCTGGTCGCCGCCGGCGCGGATGCGCTGGTGGTGTTCAACCGCTTCTACCAGCCCGACGTGTCACCGGTGACCCGCGAGGTCGTGCCGTCCCTCGAGCTGTCCTCGCCCGCCGAGCTCCGGCTCGTGCTGCGGTGGCTCGGCCTGCTGCACGGCCGCCTCGACGCCGACCTGGCCGCGACGACCGGCATCCACAGCGGCCTCGACGTGGCCCGCGCGCTGCTGGCCGGTGCCGACGTGACGATGATGACCTCCGCGCTGCTCCGACACGGTCCCGGTCACGTCGCCACGTGCGAGCAGGAGCTCGTGGCCTGGGCCCACGAGCAGGGCTACGCGTCGGTCGCCCAGCTGCGCGGCAGCGCCAGCCAGCAGCGGGTCACCGACCCCGCTGGCTTCGAGCGGGCCAACTACGTCGAGGGGCTCATCGCCTTTGCCAACAGCTTCCGCTGA